The window AGGCGACTCTTATATCGCATGCAAGCGCAAGTTCAAGTCCCCCTCCCAGGGCATATCCGTTTATCGCGGCTATAACCGGAAAAGATGCCTGCTCCAGATAGTCAAAAGCCCCTCTTCCCAGGGCACAGTAATCCTTGAAGTCGTCCGTCGTCATCTGACTCATCTGCCTTACGTCGGCCCCGGCGACAAAAGCCTTTCCTCCGGCTCCGGTCACAACCAGCACCTTAAGATTCTCAGCGGGCAGCTTTTCGGTCACGAAGTCCTTGAGCTGTCGTAGTCTGTCGCCGTTAAGGACATTCATAGACCTCTCTTTGTTAATCGTCAGCACTCCCACGCCGTCATCAGTGCTTTCAAACAAAAGATCCTTGTACATTTATGCCTCCCTTACTTTCTGCCGTATTCAAAAAAGCCTTTTCCTGTCTTTCTCCCCAGATTCCCCGCCCTCACCATTTCCTTAAGCAGGGGAGCGGGTCTGAACTTCTGGTCTCCATATTCCGTGTAGAGAACGTCAAGTACGCTCAGGGTGACGTCAAGCCCTATAAGGTCCGCAAGCGCAAGCGGCCCTATGGGATGATTTGCCCCGAGTTTCATGGCGTTATCAATCTCTGCCGCCGCGGCAATGCCCTCATCAAGGGTGAAAATCGCTTCGTTTATCATCGGCAGCAGAATCCTGTTTACAACGAATCCAGCTCTGTCTTTTGCCATAATCGGATACTTATCAAGACTCCGCGCAAATTCCATCGTCTCCTCAAGGGTCTCAGGCGATGTTTTGGCAGTATTGATCACTTCAACCAGTTTCATTATCGGTGCGGGGTTAAAAAAGTGCATTCCGACAACTTTTTGGGGCCTAGAGGTGTTCATGGCAAGCTCCGTAACCGAGAGAGTTGATGTGTTAGTGGCAATAATGGTGTCTTCTCCGGCGTTCTCCTCGATCTTGGCAAAAACCGCCTTTTTAAGATCCATATCCTCGCTTGCGGCCTCAATCACGATATCCGCACCCTTGAAATCACCGTAGTCTTCGGTCGGGTGAATCCTTGAGACGATCAAGGTGACCTGCTCCTTGTCAATTTTGCCTCTTCGGGCCAGTCTGCCAAGACTTTTTCCTATTTTTGCGACCGCATCCTCCGCAATATCCTTTTCAATATCCAAAAGAACGACGGTTTTTCCCGCTGAGGCGACAAGCTCGGCTATGCCTGAACCCATAGTGCCAGCCCCCACGATACCTACAGTGTTTATGTTTGACTCGGACATGCTTTTCTCCTGACTCATAACTGATTATGAACCCTGAATTATAACAGCTTAGAGCGACTCGGAAAGAATCTGCCTGGCGATAATGATCCTCTGTATCTCAGAGGTTCCTTCATATATCTCCGTTATCTTGGCGTCGCGGAAATGCCGTTCCACCGGATAATCGGTCGTATATCCGTTTCCTCCGTGTACCTGAATGCCCTTGGTCGCCACCCACATCGCTGTCTCAGAAGCGTAGAGCTTGGCCA of the Candidatus Dadabacteria bacterium genome contains:
- a CDS encoding 3-hydroxyacyl-CoA dehydrogenase NAD-binding domain-containing protein — translated: MNTVGIVGAGTMGSGIAELVASAGKTVVLLDIEKDIAEDAVAKIGKSLGRLARRGKIDKEQVTLIVSRIHPTEDYGDFKGADIVIEAASEDMDLKKAVFAKIEENAGEDTIIATNTSTLSVTELAMNTSRPQKVVGMHFFNPAPIMKLVEVINTAKTSPETLEETMEFARSLDKYPIMAKDRAGFVVNRILLPMINEAIFTLDEGIAAAAEIDNAMKLGANHPIGPLALADLIGLDVTLSVLDVLYTEYGDQKFRPAPLLKEMVRAGNLGRKTGKGFFEYGRK